The window CAAGCCATGATGAAGCGTTCGTCGGGCATGGGCAGGTCCGCGATCACCAGCAGGGTTGCGCCCGACGAGAACAGGGGCGCCGCCGCCAGCCAGCGCAGCGCGCTGCGCAGCGGCAGGGTGCCGAGCTGCGCGGTGAAGACATAGATCAGGCCCATGTCGCCGACCACCGCCAGCGCCAGTTGCAGCCCCAGCGCCGCCGGCGAGCGCAGCACGGCCGGCCAGGCCGGCCCGCTGGCGCGCAGCCAGGCCAGGGCGGCAAAGCCGACGGCGCAGCCGGTGCGCAGCAGGCGCAGCAGCAGGGCGGTCAATTCCTTGCGGTCGGTGCCGGCGCTGACCGCCGATGGCGGCGTGGTGAAGTGGTTGGCGACGATGCTGGCCATGCGGCCGGCCGCGCTACGGAGCCCGTCGAAGTCGACCTGATAGCTCCACAGCAGCGCGCAGCCCGGTCCCGTCACCAGCAGGCAGGCCAGCGGCCAGACGGCGCGGGGGAACAGTTTGTCGAATCGGGATGTCATCATGGCGCTTTGTGAGCGCCGGGAGCGCTTGCTGTCGAGGTGGCAATTCTACGTGAGGCCGCGTGGCGCGGGGCAGTGCCGGAAGTCATGCGGCGCCTCTATCTAGTGGCACATGGCGGCGCGGCCGCCCTGGACTAGAATGGCCCTCCCACTTTCTGTATTGCCGCCGATGAAAACGCTGACGAAATTATGCTTGCTTGCCGCCTGCCTGCCGACCGCCGTGCCGGCCGCCGATACTGTCGTTACCGATCCCGTCATGACGGTGGAGATCAACGCGCTGCGCGATCCGGAATGGATCGGCTACCGGCATGCCTACAAGGCGGCCGCCTTCTTCGCCCCGTTCGTGCGCACGCGGCCATTGATCCAGGCGCATCTGCAAGTGCGCAGCCGGCGCCCCGGACTGCCGCTCGACGGCCTGCGCCTGAGCGTGGCGGGCGCGCGCACCCGCTTCGAGGTGCCGGTCGACGCCATCGGACGGGCCGAGCTGCCGATGGAAAAGACGGCGTACGAAGACGACGCCGTCATCACCCTGAACCGGCAAAAGGGCCACTACTACTTCAGCGGCCGCTACAGCATCCGCGAGCGCGACGATGGCGTGTACGACGCGGGCCTGCTGCGCGACGCCTGCGAGCAATTGCTGGCGGCCCAGCGCGCCTCAGGCTACCGCATGCGCCTGCTGGGCAAGCAATGCGCCGGCATCAAGATCGTGTATCCGGCCGGTTCCATGCCCGAGGTGGCGCTGGAGGACGGCGCTTCGCCGCCGCGCATGCTCGCGCCAGCCGAGGCGCACCCGTTCGAGGATGGCTCGATGGGCCTGTACCAGGTGGTGACGGTGCGCTTTGCCGACTTGCCGGCCGGGGCCAGGGTGACGGCGGCCACGCGCCCGCTGGCGATCGGTACGCTGTACGAATAGCCGGGAAGGGCGCGCGGGCGCAGGCGGGCGTGTCATGCGGGCGACACAAATCGGCGTCAGACTTCACCAACGCAGTGCGTCACTGTGGTGAAAAAAGCAGCAAGCCATTGAAATTGCAGGGCTTTTCAAATTGGTGGTGCGCAATACACCGGTTTAGCATGCTATACTAGTCGGTTCCTGATTTAAGCAGCACCGTACACCTTCGTACACCACGTACATTTCCGTTCCTTACGACCATGTCAAATTCAAAACGCGCAATTCGTAACATCGCTATCATCGCCCACGTTGACCACGGCAAAACCACGCTCGTGGACAAGCTGCTGCGCCAATCCGGTACCTTCCGTGAAAACCAGGCAGTCGAAACCCGCGTAATGGATTCGAACGACCTCGAAAAAGAACGTGGCATTACGATTCTGTCGAAGAACTGCGCGGTTGAATACGAAGGCACCCACATCAACATCGTCGACACCCCAGGCCACGCCGACTTCGGCGGCGAAGTCGAGCGCGTGCTGTCGATGGTCGACTCGGTACTGCTGCTGGTCGATGCCCAAGAAGGCCCGATGCCACAAACCCGCTTCGTGACGCGTAAAGCGCTGGCGCTGGGTCTCAAGCCGATCGTCGTCGTCAACAAGATCGACCGTCCGGGCGCGCGCGCCGAATGGGCGATCAACCAGACGTTCGAACTGTTCGACAAACTGGGCGCCACCGACGAACAGCTCGACTTCCCGGTCGTGTTCGCATCGGCCCTGAACGGCTACGCCAGCCTCGACTCGGAAGTGCGCGAAGGCGACATGACCCCGCTGTTCGAAGCCATCCTCAAGCACGTTCCTGTGCGTGACGACAATCCTGACGGCCCGCTGCAGATGCAAGTGACCTCGCTCGATTACTCGTCGTACGTCGGCAAGATCGGCATTGGCCGTATCTCGCGCGGCCGCATCAAGTCGGGCCAGGACGTCATCGTCCTGAACGGTCCTGATTCGACCCCGATCAAGGGCCGCATCAACCAGGTTCTGAACTTCAAGGGCCTGGAGCGCGTGCTGGTTGACGAAGCGGTTGCCGGCGACATCGTGCTGATCAACGGTATCGACGAAATCGGCATCGGTTCGACCATCTGCCAGCCGGACACCCCGGATGCGCTGGAAATGCTGACCGTCGACGAGCCGACCCTGACCATGAACTTCATGGTCAACAACTCGCCACTGGCTGGCCGCGAAGGCAAGTTCGTCACCAGCCGCCAGCTGCGCGACCGTCTGGACCGCGAACTGAAAGCCAACGTTGCCCTGCGCGTAGCGCCGACCGACGACGACACGATTTTCGAAGTATCGGGCCGTGGTGAGCTGCACCTGACGATTCTGATCGAAAACATGCGTCGCGAAGGCTTCGAGCTGGCCGTATCGCGTCCACGCGTGGTGTTCAAAATGGTTGATGGCGTGCGCCACGAGCCGTTCGAGCAACTGTCGGTTGACGTTGAAGAAGCCAACCAGGGCGGCGTCATGGAAGAACTGGGCCGTCGTCGCGGCGACCTGCAGAACATGGAATCGGATGGCAAGGGCCGTGTTCGTCTCGAGTACAAGATTCCTGCGCGTGGCCTGATCGGCTTCCAGGGCGAATTCATGACCCTGACCCGCGGCACCGGCCTGATGAGCCACGTATTCGACGAATACGCACCGGTCGACAACTCGAAAGGCGAAATGGCTGGCCGTCGCAACGGCGTGCTGATCTCGCAGGACGACGGCGCAGCGGTTGCTTACGCGATCTGGAAACTGCAGGACCGCGGCCGCATGTTCGTGGTTCACAACGACCCGGTGTACGAAGGCATGATCATCGGCATTCACTCGCGCGACAACGATCTGGTCGTCAACCCGATCAAGGGCAAGCAGCTGACCAACGTGCGTTCGTCGGGTACCGATGAAGCGGTGCGCCTGGTACCGCCAATCCAGATGTCGCTCGAATACGCGGTGGAATTCATCGCCGACGACGAACTGGTTGAAATCACGCCTAAATCGATCCGTCTGCGCAAGCGCTACCTGAAAGAGCACGAGCGTAAAAAAGCGGGCCGCGATTCCGCGTAATTGACGCAGACGGAGTGCCTGGCATTCCGTAGCGACAACGCCTTCCCTCGGGCTTGCATCCACTTGATGCGGGTCTGACGGAAGGCGTTTTGCATTTCAGCACACCGGGGTCAGACCTCCGACTCGAAACATTTCCTAATCGGGGTCAGACCGTAATGCCGCTAACTTAAGCTCCGTCATTCCCGCGCAGGCGGGAATCCAAGTTCGTCGAGCCGCCTGTGACTGCGCTACGGAATTGGATTCCCGCCTGCGCGGGAAGTCATTTCTGCCAATGGCAGGAATGACGGTTTTGAAGTTTGTGGTCAGATAACGGCTTAACTTAACGACATTAGGGTCAGACCGCTGACTCGAAATATTGCAGAAAGAACACGCATGTCCTACCCGTATTTAAGCGATGTCATCAGGGACTTCACCGGCATCGACCTGCCGCTGCCGATTGCCACCTTCGGCCTGCTGGTTGCCTGCGCCATCATGGCCGGTGCCGAGTGTCTCAAACGCGAGCTGGCCCGGCTGTACGCGGCCGGCCGCATCGGTCCGGCACACAAGCGCGTCAAGGGTGACGATGGCGTGGTGAGCGAGGTGGTGGTGCCGCCGCAGGACATCGTCAACGATCTGGCGTTTGTCGTGGTGCTGGTGGGCGTGGTCGGCGCGCGCCTGTTCCACATCCTGGAGCATACCGATCAGTTCATGGCCGATCCGTGGAGCATGATTTTCAGCCGCTCCGGCCTCAGCGTGTTCGGCGGACTGATCCTCGGCACGGTGGCCGGGGTGATTTGCATCCGGCGCTGGAAGTTGCCGATCCGCCCGCTGCTCGACGCGGTGGCGCCGGCCATGATGCTCGGTTACGCGCTCGGCCGCGTCGGCTGCCAGGTTTCCGGCGACGGCGACTGGGGCACGGCGGCGAACATGGCGCTCAAACCCGACTGGCTGCCGACCTGGTTCTGGGCGCAAACCTACGACAACAATATTTTCGGCGAAGTGCTCGCGGCGCCGGGCGTGTATCCGACCTCGGTGTACGAAACGGTGATGGCGCTGGCCTGCTTCGCGCTGCTGTGGGCGCTGCGCAAGCACGCTTTCAGGAGCGGCTGGCTGTTTTCCGTCTACCTGATCCTGGCCGGCATCGAGCGCTTTTTGATCGAACAAATCCGGGTCAACCCCGTCATCGATGTCGGCGGCGTGCAGGCGAGCCAGGCAGAGATGATTGCCGTGGTGCTGGCGCTGGCCGGGCTGATCGGAATGGCGGTGCTGAGCCGCCGCGCGGCCCCGGCGCCGGTGCTGGCAACACCTTAGCCATGCCGGCTGTGGCCGGATTCGCCATGCAAAAACGCCACCGGGGTCCGACTCCGGTGGCGTTGCGGTCATGCGGACAGGCGACTTATTCGACTTTCACGTCGCCCCGGTACCAATCGTTTCCTACCTGCCTCAAATCCGGTGCCTGCGCCGAGCCCAAGGCGCCCGGTCCACTGCGGCTGTCGTCG of the Massilia violaceinigra genome contains:
- the typA gene encoding translational GTPase TypA, which translates into the protein MSNSKRAIRNIAIIAHVDHGKTTLVDKLLRQSGTFRENQAVETRVMDSNDLEKERGITILSKNCAVEYEGTHINIVDTPGHADFGGEVERVLSMVDSVLLLVDAQEGPMPQTRFVTRKALALGLKPIVVVNKIDRPGARAEWAINQTFELFDKLGATDEQLDFPVVFASALNGYASLDSEVREGDMTPLFEAILKHVPVRDDNPDGPLQMQVTSLDYSSYVGKIGIGRISRGRIKSGQDVIVLNGPDSTPIKGRINQVLNFKGLERVLVDEAVAGDIVLINGIDEIGIGSTICQPDTPDALEMLTVDEPTLTMNFMVNNSPLAGREGKFVTSRQLRDRLDRELKANVALRVAPTDDDTIFEVSGRGELHLTILIENMRREGFELAVSRPRVVFKMVDGVRHEPFEQLSVDVEEANQGGVMEELGRRRGDLQNMESDGKGRVRLEYKIPARGLIGFQGEFMTLTRGTGLMSHVFDEYAPVDNSKGEMAGRRNGVLISQDDGAAVAYAIWKLQDRGRMFVVHNDPVYEGMIIGIHSRDNDLVVNPIKGKQLTNVRSSGTDEAVRLVPPIQMSLEYAVEFIADDELVEITPKSIRLRKRYLKEHERKKAGRDSA
- a CDS encoding prolipoprotein diacylglyceryl transferase; translated protein: MSYPYLSDVIRDFTGIDLPLPIATFGLLVACAIMAGAECLKRELARLYAAGRIGPAHKRVKGDDGVVSEVVVPPQDIVNDLAFVVVLVGVVGARLFHILEHTDQFMADPWSMIFSRSGLSVFGGLILGTVAGVICIRRWKLPIRPLLDAVAPAMMLGYALGRVGCQVSGDGDWGTAANMALKPDWLPTWFWAQTYDNNIFGEVLAAPGVYPTSVYETVMALACFALLWALRKHAFRSGWLFSVYLILAGIERFLIEQIRVNPVIDVGGVQASQAEMIAVVLALAGLIGMAVLSRRAAPAPVLATP